One Mangifera indica cultivar Alphonso chromosome 4, CATAS_Mindica_2.1, whole genome shotgun sequence genomic region harbors:
- the LOC123212744 gene encoding 2,4-dichlorophenol 6-monooxygenase isoform X2, whose translation MGSILGSVDHMKPQDFEKVVSPVCVAHFSQYKLIRLLLKQLENIDFKVCTSEASEQHSFLQGRRILMGHECISINATDHCIDVTASFEEGGKLKKKNIQCNVLVGTDGAGSTIRRLIGIDLRGEKDLQKLVSVHFLSKCLGDYLLNERPGMLFFIFNTEAIGVLVAHDLNQGEFVLQIPFYPPQQNLEDFSPEICKQLIFKLAGQELSDVNVIDVKPWVMHAEVAQKFVCCDNRIILAGDAAHRFPPAGGFGMNTGIQDAHNLAWKLASVLQGIAPLSLLHTYETERKPIANFNTALSVENFKAAMAVPSALGLDPTIASSVHQVINKAVGSFLPSVLQRAMLDGIFKLGRAQLSEYLLNESNPLGSSRLSKLRLIFEEGKSLQLQFPAEDLGFRYFEGALVPDTEPLVTAEEVPTGRRRDYIPSADPGSRLPHMNVRLLSTSPSQETLSTLDLVAGDQVEFLLIIAPIEQSYHLARAALKVAADLKVSTRVCVMWPTGTVSKAEASKTALAPWENYVDVVEVKRSADSPSWWNICQMTDKGAILVRPDDHIAWRAKSGVFGDPSLEMEKAFSAALGLRSVNIEKTSP comes from the exons ATGGGTTCGATTCTCGGATCAGTAGATCATATGAAACCTCAAG ATTTTGAGAAAGTTGTGAGCCCCGTCTGTGTTGCACACTTTTCACAGTACAAATTAATTAGATTGCTACTTAAGCAGCTGGAAAATATTGACTTTAAAGTTTGTACCTCAGAAGCTTCAGAACAGCATAGTTTTCTCCAGGGAAGGAGAATATTAATGGGGCATGAGTGTATATCCATCAATGCAACTGACCACTGTATAGATGTGACTGCTTCATTTGAAGAGGGAGGAAaacttaagaagaaaaatattcagTGTAATGTGCTTGTTGGCACAGATGGTGCAGGAAGTACTATAAGGAGGCTTATAGGAATAGATCTAAGAGGCGAAAAAGATTTGCAAAAGCTTGTCAGTGTTCATTTTTTGAGTAAATGCCTTGGAGATTATCTGCTGAATGAGAGGCctggaatgctatttttcattttcaacacCGAAGCCATTGGAGTCCTTGTAGCTCACGATCTGAATCAAGGAGAATTTGTGTTGCAG ATACCTTTCTATCCACCTCAGCAAAATCTTGAAGATTTCAGCCCTGAG ATATGCAAGCAATTAATATTCAAGTTAGCTGGTCAGGAGCTTTCAGACGTCAATGTGATCGATGTAAAGCCATGGGTGATGCATGCTGAAGTAGCTCAGAAGTTTGTGTGTTGTGATAATCGAATAATACTTGCCGGTGATGCTGCTCATCGGTTTCCTCCTGCTGGTGGTTTTG GAATGAATACTGGCATTCAGGATGCTCATAATCTTGCCTGGAAATTAGCTTCCGTACTACAGGGTATTGCACCACTTTCATTACTTCATACTTATGAAACAGAACGTAAGCCG ATTGCCAATTTCAATACTGCACTTAGTGTTGAGAACTTCAAAGCAGCCATGGCAGTTCCTTCTGCCCTTGGTCTTGATCCAACTATTGCAAGCTCCG TGCATCAAGTAATTAATAAAGCAGTTGGTTCTTTTTTACCATCTGTACTACAGAGGGCAATGCTTGATGGAATCTTTAAGTTAGGTCGTGCCCAGCTTTCAGAATATCTTCTGAATGAAAGCAACCCACTTGGATCTTCAAGGCTATCTAAGTTAAGGCTAATATTTGAAGAAGGAAAGAGCCTTCAACTTCAGTTTCCTGCCGAGGATCTTGGTTTTAG GTACTTTGAAGGAGCTCTTGTTCCTGACACTGAACCTCTGGTGACTGCTGAAGAAGTACCTACTGGTCGTCGGAGGGACTACATTCCTTCAGCAGATCCAGGATCAAGGCTGCCCCATATGAATGTCAGACTGTTGTCAACTTCACCAAGTCAG GAAACACTATCTACTCTGGATCTTGTGGCTGGAGACCAGGTTGAATTTCTCCTCATAATAGCACCAATAGAGCAGTCCTACCATCTTGCTCGTGCAGCATTAAAGGTGGCTGCAGATTTAAAAGTTTCTACCAGGGTATGTGTAATGTGGCCTACTGGTACTGTGAGCAAAGCCGAAGCAAGTAAGACAGCATTGGCACCTTGGGAAAACTACGTAGATGTTGTGGAAGTTAAGAGATCAGCAGATTCACCATCATGGTGGAATATCTGTCAGATGACTGACAAAGGGGCCATCTTGGTGAGGCCTGATGATCACATTGCGTGGCGTGCGAAGTCAGGTGTTTTCGGCGACCCCAGTTTGGAGATGGAGAAGGCTTTCTCTGCTGCATTGGGGTTAAGGTCAGTCAATATAGAAAAGACCTCACCTTGA
- the LOC123212955 gene encoding uncharacterized protein LOC123212955 translates to MRSIDDKGCYNHGPVQEISSSSAISFEFPKGNGANRCSSHHRTALGKPTPSKWDDAQKWLVALSRGGEKNQSKSKPRNSNADDRRLIAPVPQKEQDYPSDEDDGEEKQNLCLVAVTTQCEAETKNVDCDESIWRINKPMENSSSAIRSICVRDMGTEMTPITSQEPSRTATPIRATTPVRRSPITSGSSTPVSYQHRVQATEGYQTGLTSTENRGEANSAGRGSGASRWSGDERDPCKITENNNSDKVRKLNNLEAQAVAWDEAERAKYMARYKREEVKIQAWENHQKRKAEMEMKKMEVKAERLKARAQEKLANKLATTRRIAEEKRANAEAKLNEKAVRTSENADYIRRTGHLPYSFSFKLPSLCW, encoded by the exons ATGAGATCTATAGATGATAAGGGGTGTTACAACCATGGACCAGTTCAAGAGATTTCGAGTAGCAGCGCTATTAGTTTTGAGTTCCCAAAAGGAAATGGAGCTAACCGCTGTAGTTCTCATCATCGAACAGCCTTAGGCAAGCCAACTCCATCTAAATGGGATGATGCACAAAAATGGCTTGTGGCGTTGTCAAGAGGGGGAGAGAAAAACCAATCCAAATCCAAGCCACGCAACTCAAACGCTGATGACAGGAGACTTATAGCTCCTGTTCCACAAAAGGAGCAAGACTACCCTAGTGACGAAGATGACGgggaagaaaaacaaaatttatgcTTAGTTGCAGTGACAACTCAATGTGAAGCAGAAACAAAGAATGTAGACTGTGATGAATCAATATGGCGAATCAATAAGCCCATGGAAAATTCATCTTCAGCTATTAGATCAATATGTGTGAGAGATATGGGCACTGAAATGACACCTATTACAAGCCAGGAGCCTTCAAGAACAGCTACACCTATTAGAGCCACGACTCCTGTGAGGAGGAGCCCCATAACTTCAGGATCCTCAACCCCGGTTAGCTATCAACACAGAGTGCAGGCTACTGAGGGGTATCAAACTGGTCTAACATCAACAGAAAATAGAGGTGAGGCCAACTCTGCTGGCAGGGGGAGTGGTGCTTCCAGATGGAGTGGAGATGAACGTGATCCTTGCAAAATAACTGAGAACAATAATTCTGATAAAGTTAGAAAGCTAAACAATTTAGAGGCCCAGGCAGTGGCTTGGGATGAGGCTGAACGTGCTAAGTACATGGCAAG GTATAAACGGGAAGAGGTGAAAATACAAGCATGGGAAAATCATCAAAAGAGGAAAGCAGAAatggagatgaagaaaatgGAG GTGAAGGCAGAGAGATTGAAAGCTCGGGCGCAAGAGAAGTTGGCAAACAAACTTGCAACTACTAGGAGAATAGCGGAGGAAAAGCGTGCAAATGCAGAAGCCAAATTGAACGAGAAAGCTGTGAGGACCTCTGAAAATGCAGACTACATTAGGAGAACTGGTCATCTgccctattcattttcttttaagttgCCTTCCCTTTGCTGGTAG
- the LOC123212744 gene encoding 2,4-dichlorophenol 6-monooxygenase isoform X1 gives MGVSGFTRRFNCLFLRTKTYPFGYIQSRALSDSKTFSSNDAELPVLIVGAGPVGLVLSILLTKLGIKCSLLEKNKAFSKHPQAHFINNRSMEVFRKLDGLAEEIEKSQPPVDLWRKFIYCTSLMGSILGSVDHMKPQDFEKVVSPVCVAHFSQYKLIRLLLKQLENIDFKVCTSEASEQHSFLQGRRILMGHECISINATDHCIDVTASFEEGGKLKKKNIQCNVLVGTDGAGSTIRRLIGIDLRGEKDLQKLVSVHFLSKCLGDYLLNERPGMLFFIFNTEAIGVLVAHDLNQGEFVLQIPFYPPQQNLEDFSPEICKQLIFKLAGQELSDVNVIDVKPWVMHAEVAQKFVCCDNRIILAGDAAHRFPPAGGFGMNTGIQDAHNLAWKLASVLQGIAPLSLLHTYETERKPIANFNTALSVENFKAAMAVPSALGLDPTIASSVHQVINKAVGSFLPSVLQRAMLDGIFKLGRAQLSEYLLNESNPLGSSRLSKLRLIFEEGKSLQLQFPAEDLGFRYFEGALVPDTEPLVTAEEVPTGRRRDYIPSADPGSRLPHMNVRLLSTSPSQETLSTLDLVAGDQVEFLLIIAPIEQSYHLARAALKVAADLKVSTRVCVMWPTGTVSKAEASKTALAPWENYVDVVEVKRSADSPSWWNICQMTDKGAILVRPDDHIAWRAKSGVFGDPSLEMEKAFSAALGLRSVNIEKTSP, from the exons ATGGGAGTTTCAGGGTTTACGAGGAGGTTTAATTGCCTCTTCCTCAGAACTAAAACATACCCATTTGGATATATTCAAAGCAGAGCCTTGTCGGACTCCAAAACTTTCAGCTCCAACGATGCCGAACTTCCGGTTTTGATCGTTGGCGCAGGACCCGTTGGTCTTGTTCTCTCTATACTTCTCACTAAATtag ggATAAAATGCTCGCTTTTGGAGAAAAACAAGGCGTTTTCTAAGCATCCTCAGGCACATTTTATCAATAATCGGTCTATGGAG GTGTTTCGAAAGCTGGATGGCTTGGCCGAGGAGATTGAAAAATCACAACCACCAGTTGATTTATGGAGAAAGTTCATATATTGTACATCACTCATGGGTTCGATTCTCGGATCAGTAGATCATATGAAACCTCAAG ATTTTGAGAAAGTTGTGAGCCCCGTCTGTGTTGCACACTTTTCACAGTACAAATTAATTAGATTGCTACTTAAGCAGCTGGAAAATATTGACTTTAAAGTTTGTACCTCAGAAGCTTCAGAACAGCATAGTTTTCTCCAGGGAAGGAGAATATTAATGGGGCATGAGTGTATATCCATCAATGCAACTGACCACTGTATAGATGTGACTGCTTCATTTGAAGAGGGAGGAAaacttaagaagaaaaatattcagTGTAATGTGCTTGTTGGCACAGATGGTGCAGGAAGTACTATAAGGAGGCTTATAGGAATAGATCTAAGAGGCGAAAAAGATTTGCAAAAGCTTGTCAGTGTTCATTTTTTGAGTAAATGCCTTGGAGATTATCTGCTGAATGAGAGGCctggaatgctatttttcattttcaacacCGAAGCCATTGGAGTCCTTGTAGCTCACGATCTGAATCAAGGAGAATTTGTGTTGCAG ATACCTTTCTATCCACCTCAGCAAAATCTTGAAGATTTCAGCCCTGAG ATATGCAAGCAATTAATATTCAAGTTAGCTGGTCAGGAGCTTTCAGACGTCAATGTGATCGATGTAAAGCCATGGGTGATGCATGCTGAAGTAGCTCAGAAGTTTGTGTGTTGTGATAATCGAATAATACTTGCCGGTGATGCTGCTCATCGGTTTCCTCCTGCTGGTGGTTTTG GAATGAATACTGGCATTCAGGATGCTCATAATCTTGCCTGGAAATTAGCTTCCGTACTACAGGGTATTGCACCACTTTCATTACTTCATACTTATGAAACAGAACGTAAGCCG ATTGCCAATTTCAATACTGCACTTAGTGTTGAGAACTTCAAAGCAGCCATGGCAGTTCCTTCTGCCCTTGGTCTTGATCCAACTATTGCAAGCTCCG TGCATCAAGTAATTAATAAAGCAGTTGGTTCTTTTTTACCATCTGTACTACAGAGGGCAATGCTTGATGGAATCTTTAAGTTAGGTCGTGCCCAGCTTTCAGAATATCTTCTGAATGAAAGCAACCCACTTGGATCTTCAAGGCTATCTAAGTTAAGGCTAATATTTGAAGAAGGAAAGAGCCTTCAACTTCAGTTTCCTGCCGAGGATCTTGGTTTTAG GTACTTTGAAGGAGCTCTTGTTCCTGACACTGAACCTCTGGTGACTGCTGAAGAAGTACCTACTGGTCGTCGGAGGGACTACATTCCTTCAGCAGATCCAGGATCAAGGCTGCCCCATATGAATGTCAGACTGTTGTCAACTTCACCAAGTCAG GAAACACTATCTACTCTGGATCTTGTGGCTGGAGACCAGGTTGAATTTCTCCTCATAATAGCACCAATAGAGCAGTCCTACCATCTTGCTCGTGCAGCATTAAAGGTGGCTGCAGATTTAAAAGTTTCTACCAGGGTATGTGTAATGTGGCCTACTGGTACTGTGAGCAAAGCCGAAGCAAGTAAGACAGCATTGGCACCTTGGGAAAACTACGTAGATGTTGTGGAAGTTAAGAGATCAGCAGATTCACCATCATGGTGGAATATCTGTCAGATGACTGACAAAGGGGCCATCTTGGTGAGGCCTGATGATCACATTGCGTGGCGTGCGAAGTCAGGTGTTTTCGGCGACCCCAGTTTGGAGATGGAGAAGGCTTTCTCTGCTGCATTGGGGTTAAGGTCAGTCAATATAGAAAAGACCTCACCTTGA
- the LOC123213066 gene encoding uncharacterized membrane protein YuiD-like isoform X2 — protein sequence MDDFSGDSSSTSTSSSSTSLSIITNYPLISALVSFAIAQSIKVVTLWYKERRWDLKQLVGSGGMPSSHSATVTSLAMAVGLQESFGGSLFAIALILACVVMYDATGVRLHAGRQAEVLNQIVYELPAEHPLAERRPLRELLGHTPPQVFAGGLLGIVTAVIGHAIILVSQQS from the exons ATGGATGATTTCTCGGGAGATTCATCATCCACGTCTACCTCATCTTCATCCACATCACTGTCAATCATTACCAATTATCCTCTCATTTCAGCTCTTGTGTCCTTTGCTATCGCCCAATCTATCAAGGTCGTCACCCTCTG GTACAAGGAAAGACGATGGGATCTCAAGCAACTTGTTGGATCTGGTGGAATGCCATCATCCCATTCTGCAACTGTTACTTCGCTTGCTATGGCAGTTGGTTTACAAGAAAGCTTTGGAGGGTCTCTGTTTGCTATTGCATTGATCTTAGCATGTGTT GTGATGTATGATGCAACTGGTGTAAGGCTTCATGCTGGGCGCCAGGCAGAG GTGTTAAATCAAATTGTATATGAACTTCCTGCTGAACATCCTCTGGCTGAAAGACGACCATTGCGCGAACTTCTTGGTCACACCCCTCCTCAG GTCTTTGCCGGAGGGTTACTTGGTATTGTCACAGCAGTTATTGGCCATGCGATCATCTTAGTCAGTCAGCAATCTTAG
- the LOC123213066 gene encoding uncharacterized membrane protein YuiD-like isoform X1, with amino-acid sequence MDDFSGDSSSTSTSSSSTSLSIITNYPLISALVSFAIAQSIKVVTLWYKERRWDLKQLVGSGGMPSSHSATVTSLAMAVGLQESFGGSLFAIALILACVVMYDATGVRLHAGRQAEVLNQIVYELPAEHPLAERRPLRELLGHTPPQVRFIALNFPLKYLMESLIYFTVASFQICLCRRVTWYCHSSYWPCDHLSQSAILGSSRLRISSSCSHLIMP; translated from the exons ATGGATGATTTCTCGGGAGATTCATCATCCACGTCTACCTCATCTTCATCCACATCACTGTCAATCATTACCAATTATCCTCTCATTTCAGCTCTTGTGTCCTTTGCTATCGCCCAATCTATCAAGGTCGTCACCCTCTG GTACAAGGAAAGACGATGGGATCTCAAGCAACTTGTTGGATCTGGTGGAATGCCATCATCCCATTCTGCAACTGTTACTTCGCTTGCTATGGCAGTTGGTTTACAAGAAAGCTTTGGAGGGTCTCTGTTTGCTATTGCATTGATCTTAGCATGTGTT GTGATGTATGATGCAACTGGTGTAAGGCTTCATGCTGGGCGCCAGGCAGAG GTGTTAAATCAAATTGTATATGAACTTCCTGCTGAACATCCTCTGGCTGAAAGACGACCATTGCGCGAACTTCTTGGTCACACCCCTCCTCAGGTTCGGTTTATTGCATTGAATTTCCCCCTTAAGTACTTGATGGAGTCACTCATATATTTTACCGTCGCAAGCTTCCAAATCT GTCTTTGCCGGAGGGTTACTTGGTATTGTCACAGCAGTTATTGGCCATGCGATCATCTTAGTCAGTCAGCAATCTTAGGCTCAAGTAGATTGCGAATATCATCGTCATGCTCACACTTGATCATGCCATAG